In Mytilus trossulus isolate FHL-02 chromosome 14, PNRI_Mtr1.1.1.hap1, whole genome shotgun sequence, a genomic segment contains:
- the LOC134696010 gene encoding sialate:O-sulfotransferase 2-like: MRYLVVLISALEIVFVSSLNEEKNLEKWMQRQMDHKYAMWEKMTNIVKALRGSDNTMMGKIQQLKKIPQVTGYIGCFADDSRRHLPSNFIELRKGITLEQCRKHCKGYKYLGLQVRVQCFCGNRLIQSRYPKKSDRECNMRCLDEPSRMCGGFWRNSVYTVQ; the protein is encoded by the exons ATGAGGTATCTTGTTGTTTTAATATCGGCTTTAGAAATAGTTTTTGTTTCcagtttaaatgaagaaaaaaacttaGAAAAATGGATGCAGAGGCAAATGGACCACAAATATGCTATGTGGGAAAAGATGACAAATATTGTTAAAGCATTGAGAGGAAGTGATAATACGATGATGGGAAAGATTCAgcaactgaaaaaaatacctcaag tGACAGGCTATATCGGATGTTTTGCTGATGATAGCAGACGACATTTACCATCAAACTTTATAGAGTTACGCAAGGGAATAACCTTGGAACAGTGTAGGAAACACTGCAAAGGTTACAAATACCTTGGCCTGCAA GTTAGAGTACAATGCTTTTGTGGAAACCGTTTGATACAATCAAGATATCCAAAGAAATCTGACCGTGAATGCAACATGAGATGTTTAGATGAACCAAGTAGGATGTGTGGAGGTTTCTGGAGAAATTCTGTCTATACAG